In Prunus dulcis chromosome 1, ALMONDv2, whole genome shotgun sequence, the following are encoded in one genomic region:
- the LOC117629449 gene encoding H/ACA ribonucleoprotein complex subunit 4-like, with amino-acid sequence MASSDDDRAPLKAVAKGADIEKKKKKKHRDKDNDLDKDFMIKPQSSTPSMDTSQWPILLKNYDRLNVRTGHYTPLPSGYSPLKRPLAEYIRYGVINLDKPANPSSHEVVAWIKRILRVEKTGHSGTLDPKVTGNLIVCIDRATRLVKSQQGAGKEYVCVARLHSAVPDVAKVARALEALTGAVFQKPPLISAVKRQLRIRTIYESKLLEFDADKHLVIFWISCEAGTYVRTLCVHLGLLLGVGGHMQELRRVRSGIMGEKDNMVTMHDVMDAQWVYDNYRDESYLRRVIMPLEVLLTSYKRLVVKDSAVNAICYGAKLMIPGLLRFENDIEVGEEVVLMSTKGEAIALGIAEMTTAVMATCDHGVVAKIKRVVMDRDTYPRKWGLGPRASMKKKLIAEGKLDRHGKPTESTPQEWMRNVVLPTGGDFIVAVTAAALSTEPAVAEKEKEKEKKKDNNKDEEEAKEGCKRKLEERAESPVPVPAKKSKSEEVEKSEKKKKKKKDKENGVLEASYVEKSEKKVKKEHKDKVEAGSPETEKSEKKKKKKNKEAENNGAATPTAADDEADKSEKKKKG; translated from the coding sequence ATGGCTTCATCTGATGATGATCGAGCCCCACTGAAGGCTGTGGCGAAAGGGGCGGAtatagagaagaagaagaagaaaaagcataGAGATAAAGACAATGATTTGGACAAAGACTTCATGATTAAGCCCCAGAGCTCGACTCCCTCCATGGACACCTCTCAGTGGCCTATCCTTCTAAAAAACTATGACCGCCTCAATGTTCGAACTGGACACTACACCCCTCTTCCCTCCGGGTATTCGCCCCTTAAGCGCCCTCTTGCCGAGTACATCCGATATGGTGTTATCAATCTTGACAAGCCCGCCAACCCCTCTTCGCACGAGGTTGTCGCTTGGATTAAACGCATCCTTCGCGTAGAGAAAACTGGCCACAGTGGTACTCTGGATCCTAAGGTTACAGGTAATCTCATTGTCTGCATTGACCGAGCCACGCGACTTGTCAAGTCCCAGCAGGGTGCAGGGAAAGAGTATGTCTGTGTTGCACGCTTGCATTCAGCCGTGCCTGATGTTGCCAAGGTGGCTCGGGCCCTTGAAGCCCTCACTGGGGCTGTCTTTCAGAAGCCGCCTTTGATATCAGCAGTCAAGAGGCAGCTTAGGATTAGGACTATATATGAAAGCAAGCTTCTTGAGTTTGATGCAGATAAgcatttggtcattttctggATTTCTTGCGAGGCAGGAACCTATGTGCGTACACTCTGTGTCCATTTGGGTTTGCTTCTTGGTGTGGGAGGGCATATGCAAGAGCTAAGGAGGGTCAGGTCTGGGATTATGGGCGAGAAAGACAACATGGTTACCATGCACGATGTCATGGATGCTCAATGGGTGTACGATAATTACAGGGATGAGAGTTATTTGAGGAGGGTCATTATGCCTCTTGAGGTGCTCCTGACCAGTTATAAGAGATTGGTTGTCAAGGACTCAGCAGTGAATGCCATCTGCTATGGTGCCAAGTTAATGATTCCAGGGCTGCTCAGGTTTGAGAATGATATTGAGGTTGGAGAGGAAGTTGTGCTTATGAGTACCAAAGGAGAAGCAATTGCATTGGGAATTGCTGAGATGACCACTGCTGTGATGGCAACTTGTGATCATGGTGTGGTGGCAAAGATTAAGAGGGTGGTGATGGATCGGGATACTTACCCAAGGAAGTGGGGATTGGGACCAAGGGCGTCCATGAAGAAGAAGTTAATTGCAGAAGGGAAATTGGATAGGCACGGGAAGCCTACTGAGAGTACCCCTCAAGAATGGATGAGGAATGTGGTTTTACCTACAGGTGGGGATTTTATTGTTGCAGTCACTGCTGCTGCGCTCTCCACTGAACCTGCCGTGgcagagaaggagaaggagaaggagaagaaaaaggacaACAACAAGGATGAAGAGGAAGCTAAGGAGGGGTGTAAACGAAAACTAGAGGAAAGGGCAGAGAGCCCTGTTCCTGTTCCTGCTAAGAAAAGCAAAAGTGAAGAAGTTGAGAagtcagaaaagaaaaagaagaagaaaaaggacaaAGAGAATGGTGTTTTGGAAGCTTCCTATGTGGAGAAGTCAGAGAAGAAGGTGAAGAAGGAACACAAAGATAAAGTTGAAGCTGGTTCACCTGAAACGGAAAAGtctgagaagaaaaagaagaagaaaaacaaagaggcCGAGAACAATGGTGCTGCGACTCCCACTGCCGCTGATGACGAGGCTGATAAgagtgagaaaaaaaaaaaaggataa